The uncultured Desulfuromonas sp. genome has a segment encoding these proteins:
- a CDS encoding NADP-dependent isocitrate dehydrogenase, whose protein sequence is MSTIIWSEIDEAPALATYALLPIVQKFLKGSGVDVETRDISLAGRILANFPEKLKDEQKVADYLTQLGELTQDPSANIIKLPNISASIPQLQAAIKELQEKGYDVPDYPEEPKTDEEKELQARYSKCLGSAVNPVLREGNSDRRSAASVKKFAQKNPHRMMKDWPADSKTRVAHMNDNDFYASETSVTIEKDTTLSYKFVGNDGSEQVLKANMPVLAGEVVDSSSMSMAAVREFFAQQIEEAKKDGVLLSLHMKATMMKISDPYIFGQCVKVFYKDVFEKYGSVFEEIGVNVSNGLGDVYAKLKRLPDAQREEIEAAIMDVYKDRPALAMVDSRRGITNLHAPNDVIIDASMPVVVRDGGRMWNLQDELQDTVAMIPDRCYATIYQTVIEDCQKNGQFDPATMGAVSNVGLMAKKAEEYGSHDKTFYSPGDGKIQVIDDATGSVLLEQTLEAGDVFRSCQTKDESIRDWVKLAVTRAKATGSPTVFWLDPKRGHDAQLIAKVETYLKDHDTAGLDIRIMTPDDAMQLACDRSRRGEDTITVTGNALRDYLTDLFPILELGTSARMLSIVPLLQGGGVFETGAGGSAPKHVEQFLKEGHLRWDSLGEYCALVPSLEHIANSTGNETAQLFADALDAAVTDYLLNEKAPSRKVNEIDNRGSSFYVALYWAKALAAQDKNAELKAKFAKVAADLEANEAKINEELLAAQGSPVDIGGYYKPDVAKTSAAMRPSATLNAIIDAL, encoded by the coding sequence ATGTCCACGATTATCTGGTCAGAAATTGATGAAGCACCGGCATTAGCTACCTATGCTCTGCTGCCTATCGTCCAAAAATTCCTCAAAGGGTCTGGTGTTGACGTTGAAACACGCGACATCTCCCTTGCCGGTCGTATTCTTGCTAACTTCCCTGAGAAGTTGAAAGATGAGCAGAAAGTTGCAGATTACCTAACACAGCTGGGTGAGCTGACTCAGGATCCTTCGGCAAACATTATTAAACTGCCGAACATCAGTGCATCCATTCCTCAGCTGCAAGCAGCGATCAAGGAACTTCAGGAAAAAGGTTATGATGTTCCCGACTATCCTGAAGAGCCTAAAACCGATGAAGAAAAAGAGCTGCAAGCCCGTTACTCCAAGTGTTTGGGTAGTGCGGTAAACCCGGTTCTGCGTGAAGGTAACTCGGATCGTCGCTCTGCTGCTTCGGTCAAAAAATTCGCTCAGAAAAATCCTCATCGTATGATGAAGGACTGGCCTGCGGATTCAAAAACTCGTGTGGCGCACATGAATGACAACGATTTCTATGCCAGTGAAACGTCTGTCACCATCGAGAAAGACACCACTCTCTCTTACAAATTTGTCGGTAACGATGGCAGCGAGCAAGTTCTGAAAGCCAACATGCCGGTACTGGCGGGTGAAGTCGTTGACTCCTCTTCCATGAGCATGGCTGCGGTTCGTGAGTTCTTCGCGCAACAGATCGAAGAAGCAAAAAAAGATGGCGTTTTGCTGTCTCTGCACATGAAGGCAACCATGATGAAGATCTCTGACCCTTACATCTTCGGTCAGTGCGTCAAAGTCTTCTACAAAGATGTCTTTGAAAAATACGGTTCCGTCTTTGAAGAGATCGGTGTCAACGTTAGCAACGGCCTCGGCGATGTTTATGCCAAGCTCAAGCGTCTGCCCGATGCACAGCGCGAAGAGATCGAAGCCGCTATTATGGACGTCTACAAAGACCGTCCGGCTCTGGCGATGGTTGACTCCCGTCGCGGCATCACCAACCTGCATGCACCGAACGATGTCATTATTGACGCTTCCATGCCGGTCGTAGTTCGTGATGGCGGTCGCATGTGGAACCTGCAAGATGAGCTGCAAGATACTGTCGCTATGATTCCCGACCGTTGCTATGCCACCATCTACCAAACTGTGATTGAAGATTGCCAGAAAAATGGTCAATTCGACCCGGCAACCATGGGCGCGGTTTCCAACGTTGGTCTCATGGCGAAAAAAGCTGAAGAGTATGGTTCCCATGATAAAACTTTCTACTCTCCCGGCGATGGCAAAATTCAGGTGATTGATGATGCAACCGGCAGCGTATTGCTTGAGCAGACTCTGGAAGCCGGCGATGTGTTCCGTTCTTGCCAGACCAAAGACGAGTCGATTCGTGACTGGGTTAAACTGGCCGTAACCCGTGCCAAAGCAACGGGTTCTCCGACGGTGTTCTGGCTGGATCCCAAGCGTGGTCACGATGCGCAACTGATCGCAAAAGTTGAAACCTACCTGAAAGATCATGACACTGCCGGTCTGGATATCCGCATCATGACTCCGGACGATGCCATGCAACTGGCCTGCGATCGCAGCCGTCGCGGCGAAGATACCATTACGGTTACAGGCAACGCCCTGCGTGACTACCTCACCGACCTGTTCCCGATCCTGGAGCTCGGCACCAGTGCTCGTATGCTGTCTATCGTTCCTTTGCTGCAAGGTGGTGGCGTATTTGAAACCGGCGCCGGCGGTTCTGCTCCCAAGCACGTTGAGCAGTTCCTCAAAGAAGGTCACCTGCGTTGGGACTCCCTGGGTGAGTACTGCGCTCTGGTTCCTTCTTTAGAGCACATTGCCAATTCAACGGGCAACGAAACCGCGCAGCTGTTTGCTGACGCTTTGGATGCAGCCGTTACGGATTACCTGCTCAATGAAAAAGCACCTTCCCGTAAGGTCAATGAGATTGATAACCGTGGCAGCAGCTTCTACGTTGCTCTGTACTGGGCAAAAGCGCTTGCAGCACAAGACAAAAATGCTGAGCTGAAAGCCAAGTTTGCTAAAGTTGCTGCAGATCTTGAAGCCAATGAAGCGAAGATCAATGAAGAGCTTCTGGCAGCCCAAGGTTCACCGGTTGATATCGGTGGTTACTACAAGCCGGACGTTGCCAAGACAAGTGCAGCAATGCGTCCGAGTGCAACACTGAACGCAATTATTGACGCACTGTAA
- a CDS encoding DUF4398 domain-containing protein, protein MNLCYRVLLIVLCTAGLMTGCASSPPVELHVARYAVETARNEGAQSYATAELSQATTALQRGETLLSNGRHDKAVATLQQATQWAITAKSKARAQRQTIQQYSSQCEALEAEQRLYSLQKKLQTSHDQLSVVAPTPPRPRPETSPQQEASVAETTLTTPLTEYRVGTGENLYSIAARRAIYGEGLLWPLLYRANRDQIKDPQQIFPGQILSVPRNHTEEERESARETARSSGIFLP, encoded by the coding sequence ATGAACTTATGCTATCGCGTGCTTCTGATTGTCCTGTGCACAGCCGGTCTGATGACCGGCTGTGCCAGCAGTCCACCGGTCGAACTCCACGTCGCCCGTTACGCCGTTGAAACGGCACGCAACGAGGGAGCGCAAAGCTATGCCACTGCAGAATTGAGTCAAGCGACCACGGCCCTGCAACGAGGAGAAACCCTGCTCAGCAATGGCCGCCACGACAAAGCGGTCGCCACATTGCAACAAGCGACACAGTGGGCCATCACAGCCAAAAGCAAAGCGCGCGCACAACGTCAGACGATCCAACAATACTCCAGCCAATGCGAAGCACTAGAGGCTGAGCAACGCCTTTACTCCTTGCAAAAGAAACTGCAAACGTCTCACGACCAACTGTCGGTTGTGGCCCCAACGCCACCACGACCTCGGCCTGAAACGTCTCCGCAGCAGGAAGCCTCAGTCGCCGAAACCACGTTGACCACGCCGCTTACGGAATATCGCGTCGGCACCGGTGAAAACCTGTATTCGATCGCAGCGCGCAGAGCGATCTACGGGGAAGGACTGCTTTGGCCCTTACTGTATCGCGCCAACCGCGACCAGATAAAAGACCCACAACAAATTTTCCCCGGACAAATCCTCAGCGTGCCCCGCAACCACACCGAAGAGGAACGTGAATCCGCCCGAGAGACGGCACGCAGCTCTGGAATTTTCCTCCCGTAG
- a CDS encoding 2-oxoacid:ferredoxin oxidoreductase subunit beta, producing MAELTKKDFASPAEVKWCPGCGDYAIMNAVRQGMVEAGKPRDEVAIVSGIGCSSRFPYYMETYGFHTIHGRAAAIASGLKVSNPKLDVWVISGDGDSTAIGGNHFIHAIRRNINLNYVLINNKIYGLTKGQYSPCSEMGQYSKTSPYGVIDYPMAPLKVAMGLGATFIARGLDAVPKLSEEITTRAVKHHGFSMMEIYANCVIYNDGAHNALTDKQTGANHRIILRNGEKMIFGNEDQFCLVQDGFGIKAANVADVAEGDILVHDEKNAELAALLAGMRPDAGLPIALGILYADDSKKTYDDMVYEQIESVKAKRGRNVQQVMEEGHTWTV from the coding sequence ATGGCAGAACTGACTAAAAAAGATTTCGCCTCCCCTGCTGAGGTTAAATGGTGCCCGGGTTGTGGTGACTACGCAATCATGAACGCTGTTCGCCAGGGCATGGTAGAAGCTGGTAAGCCCCGTGACGAAGTCGCAATCGTTTCCGGTATCGGTTGCTCCAGTCGTTTCCCTTACTACATGGAAACTTATGGATTCCATACCATCCACGGTCGTGCTGCAGCCATCGCTTCTGGTCTGAAAGTGTCCAACCCCAAGCTGGACGTGTGGGTCATCTCCGGTGACGGCGACTCTACGGCCATCGGTGGTAACCACTTTATCCACGCGATCCGCCGTAACATCAACCTGAACTACGTGCTGATCAACAACAAAATCTATGGCCTGACTAAAGGTCAGTACTCTCCCTGCTCCGAAATGGGTCAGTACTCCAAGACCAGCCCGTACGGCGTTATCGACTATCCCATGGCTCCGCTGAAAGTAGCGATGGGCTTGGGCGCGACCTTTATCGCTCGAGGTCTGGACGCTGTTCCCAAGCTGTCTGAAGAGATCACCACACGTGCTGTTAAGCACCACGGCTTCAGCATGATGGAAATCTACGCCAACTGCGTCATCTACAACGACGGCGCTCACAATGCTCTGACTGACAAGCAAACCGGCGCCAACCACCGCATCATCCTGCGCAACGGCGAGAAGATGATCTTCGGCAACGAAGACCAATTCTGCCTGGTTCAGGACGGTTTCGGCATCAAAGCTGCCAACGTGGCTGACGTTGCTGAAGGCGACATTCTTGTTCACGACGAGAAAAATGCTGAACTGGCTGCTCTGCTTGCCGGCATGCGTCCTGACGCAGGTCTGCCCATTGCTCTGGGCATTCTCTACGCTGATGACAGCAAGAAGACCTATGACGACATGGTTTACGAGCAGATTGAATCTGTTAAAGCCAAGCGTGGCCGCAATGTTCAGCAGGTCATGGAAGAAGGTCACACCTGGACGGTTTAA
- a CDS encoding 2-oxoacid:acceptor oxidoreductase subunit alpha translates to MAENAKLTKTEQIVVKFTGDSGDGMQLIGNQLTALAALDGNDVNSLPDYPSEIRAPAGTIAGVSGFQMCLGDHKVYTAGDAPDVLVAFNPAAVKHSSKFVKTGGMIITNSDSFTEKAMTKVGYESNPLEDGSLAGFDVKAIPMTTLVREALADMDMPNAAKDRCKNFFTMGVLCWLFDKDQNLVLDFIQEKFGPNAKKPKLQVAEANTKAFKAGLNYGETTIMFQERYTMGAAQIEKGLYRNITGNDAAALAIAAAGAKSGLQPFIGSYPITPATDLLHYASEFKDLGLVTMQMEDEIAGICCAVGAACGGNLAFTTTSGPGLALKTEAAGMALILEVPLVIVNVQRGGPCTGLPTKTEQSDLLQSMFGRNGDSYMPIIAANSPADCFNATYQGAKIALKYRTPVIVLTDGYIGQGSCPWKVPTMDELEDLTPYVNFYNPEDHPGETYQPYKRDPETLARDWAIPGTKGCQHRIGTLEKDALTGAVSHDPMNHQIMTETRKKKVELVANDLPALEINGEESGKVLVVSWGGTYGAVKGAVDRLIADGKSVSGINLSWVWPFPTNLGDILNRFDKVLVPELNMGQLSLLLRAKFLVDVQSLSKVQGDPFREYEVIDKVNEMLGE, encoded by the coding sequence ATGGCTGAGAATGCAAAACTCACAAAAACTGAGCAGATTGTCGTCAAGTTTACCGGTGACTCCGGTGACGGCATGCAGCTCATCGGTAACCAGCTTACCGCCCTGGCAGCACTGGACGGTAACGATGTTAACTCCCTGCCGGACTACCCGTCTGAAATCCGCGCACCTGCCGGCACCATCGCCGGTGTATCCGGTTTCCAGATGTGTCTGGGCGATCACAAGGTCTACACCGCTGGTGACGCTCCCGACGTCCTGGTAGCTTTCAACCCTGCTGCGGTCAAGCACAGCTCCAAGTTTGTCAAGACCGGCGGCATGATCATCACCAACTCCGACTCTTTCACCGAAAAAGCGATGACAAAAGTCGGCTACGAGAGCAACCCTCTCGAAGACGGTAGCCTAGCAGGCTTTGACGTTAAAGCCATCCCCATGACCACTCTGGTGCGTGAAGCGCTGGCTGACATGGACATGCCTAACGCTGCTAAGGACCGCTGCAAGAACTTCTTCACCATGGGTGTTCTGTGCTGGCTGTTCGACAAAGATCAAAATCTGGTACTCGACTTCATCCAGGAAAAATTCGGCCCCAACGCCAAGAAGCCTAAGCTGCAAGTTGCTGAAGCCAACACCAAGGCATTCAAAGCCGGCCTGAACTATGGTGAAACCACCATCATGTTCCAGGAGCGCTACACCATGGGCGCTGCACAGATCGAAAAAGGTCTGTACCGCAACATCACCGGTAACGATGCGGCCGCCCTGGCCATTGCAGCCGCTGGTGCCAAGTCCGGTCTGCAACCGTTCATCGGCTCCTACCCGATCACCCCGGCAACCGACCTGCTGCACTACGCATCTGAGTTCAAGGATCTGGGTCTGGTCACCATGCAGATGGAAGATGAGATCGCGGGTATCTGCTGTGCGGTTGGCGCAGCCTGCGGTGGCAACTTGGCTTTCACCACCACTTCCGGCCCCGGTCTGGCGCTGAAAACTGAAGCTGCCGGCATGGCGCTGATTCTGGAAGTTCCTCTGGTTATCGTCAACGTTCAGCGCGGCGGCCCCTGTACCGGTCTGCCGACCAAAACTGAGCAATCTGACCTGCTGCAATCCATGTTCGGTCGCAATGGTGACAGCTATATGCCGATCATCGCTGCCAACAGCCCGGCAGACTGCTTCAACGCCACCTACCAAGGCGCCAAAATCGCTCTGAAATACCGTACTCCGGTTATCGTTCTGACCGACGGTTACATCGGCCAGGGCAGCTGTCCTTGGAAAGTGCCCACCATGGATGAGCTGGAAGACCTGACGCCTTACGTCAACTTCTACAACCCTGAAGATCATCCGGGTGAAACTTACCAGCCTTACAAGCGTGACCCTGAGACTCTGGCGCGCGACTGGGCGATCCCCGGCACTAAAGGCTGCCAGCACCGCATCGGCACCCTGGAGAAGGATGCACTGACCGGCGCAGTCAGCCATGATCCGATGAACCACCAGATCATGACTGAAACCCGTAAAAAGAAAGTTGAACTGGTTGCCAACGACCTGCCTGCTCTCGAAATCAACGGCGAAGAGTCCGGCAAAGTTCTGGTAGTCAGCTGGGGTGGCACCTACGGCGCGGTTAAAGGCGCTGTTGACCGCTTGATCGCTGACGGCAAGTCGGTTTCAGGTATCAACCTGAGCTGGGTATGGCCGTTCCCGACTAACCTGGGTGACATCCTCAACCGTTTCGATAAAGTCCTGGTACCCGAGCTCAACATGGGCCAGCTGAGCCTGCTGCTGCGCGCCAAGTTCTTGGTAGACGTGCAGTCTCTGTCCAAGGTTCAGGGCGACCCGTTCCGTGAGTACGAGGTCATCGACAAAGTCAACGAAATGTTAGGAGAATAA
- the mdh gene encoding malate dehydrogenase encodes MARAKISLIGGGQIGGVLAQLCALRELGDVVLFDIVENMPQGKMLDIAEVARVDQFDVDLKGTNSYADIAGSNVVIVTAGLPRKPGMSRDDLLGVNAKIMKQVSEGIKEYAPEAFVIIISNPLDAMVTLCQKVTGFPPERVMGQAGVLDSNRFCSFIAWELGVSVRDVNAMVLGGHGDTMVPIVRYANVNGVPVMEQLIRKYGDEAKAQEVMTAMVERTKAAGGEVVKLLGNGSAFYSPASSAIAMAEAILRDQKRVLPTCALLKGEFGVDNYYVGVPCIMGAGGIEGIMEFELDAEEQALFDNSVAAVKGLIDELPSILPDMADILNS; translated from the coding sequence ATGGCACGAGCTAAGATTTCATTGATCGGTGGTGGTCAAATTGGTGGCGTTCTGGCACAACTCTGCGCACTGCGTGAGCTGGGCGACGTTGTACTGTTTGACATCGTCGAAAACATGCCTCAAGGCAAAATGCTCGACATCGCTGAAGTTGCCCGTGTAGATCAATTTGATGTTGATCTGAAAGGTACCAACAGCTACGCAGACATCGCTGGTTCCAACGTTGTTATCGTTACCGCAGGCCTGCCCCGCAAACCGGGCATGAGCCGTGACGACCTGCTCGGCGTTAACGCCAAGATCATGAAGCAGGTTTCCGAAGGCATCAAAGAGTACGCTCCTGAAGCTTTCGTTATCATCATCTCCAACCCTCTGGACGCTATGGTTACCCTGTGCCAGAAGGTTACCGGATTCCCGCCTGAGCGCGTCATGGGTCAGGCTGGTGTTCTCGACTCCAACCGTTTCTGCTCGTTCATCGCTTGGGAACTGGGCGTTTCCGTACGCGACGTCAATGCTATGGTCCTCGGCGGCCACGGCGACACCATGGTTCCCATCGTACGCTATGCCAACGTCAACGGTGTTCCCGTTATGGAACAACTGATCCGCAAATACGGTGACGAAGCTAAAGCTCAAGAAGTCATGACGGCTATGGTAGAGCGTACAAAAGCTGCCGGCGGCGAAGTTGTTAAGCTGCTCGGTAACGGTTCCGCATTCTACAGCCCGGCTTCTTCCGCCATCGCCATGGCTGAAGCGATCCTGCGCGACCAGAAGCGTGTTCTGCCTACTTGCGCCCTGCTCAAAGGCGAGTTCGGTGTTGACAACTACTATGTCGGTGTTCCCTGCATCATGGGTGCCGGCGGCATCGAAGGCATCATGGAATTTGAACTGGATGCTGAAGAGCAAGCTCTGTTCGACAACTCTGTTGCCGCCGTTAAGGGCCTGATTGATGAGCTGCCCAGCATCCTGCCGGACATGGCAGACATTCTGAACAGCTAA
- the hisS gene encoding histidine--tRNA ligase, translating into MSITGIKGMNDILPSEIATWQFLEDTARRIFATYGCQEIRVPVVEKTELFCRSIGETTDIVEKEMYTFNDKSDNSLTLRPEGTAPVMRSFIQHKLFNQDQVSKLYYMGPMFRYERPQKGRYRQFHQIGAEIIGIDDPRMDAQVLAMLSHYFEAVGLTDVSLQINSLGCPKCRPTYRQTLIDFLQQRLDQLCPDCQRRYSSNPLRVLDCKSKSCKEATQDAPSVLDHLCDECDTHFATVQKCLNQLGTSYSINNRMVRGLDYYTKTTFEMVTNNLGAQNAVAAGGRYDGLVEELGGPSLPGIGFAMGVERLVLLLQENKIETPPPALFLATLGQEAETFAFKILHQLQREGLYAEMDFTGKSLKAQLRRADKLNCRYTIMIGDNELSEGSAQLKRMADGDQQVVRLDQLLDQLRPLLD; encoded by the coding sequence CGCCACCTATGGCTGTCAGGAGATCCGCGTGCCGGTAGTGGAAAAGACCGAGCTGTTCTGTCGCTCCATCGGCGAGACCACGGACATCGTCGAAAAAGAGATGTACACCTTCAACGACAAAAGCGACAATTCCCTGACCCTGCGGCCGGAAGGCACCGCTCCGGTGATGCGCTCGTTCATCCAGCATAAACTGTTCAATCAGGACCAGGTATCCAAACTCTATTATATGGGGCCGATGTTCCGTTACGAGCGCCCCCAGAAAGGCCGCTACCGGCAATTTCACCAAATCGGTGCCGAAATCATCGGCATTGACGATCCACGCATGGATGCTCAGGTGCTGGCCATGCTCAGCCATTATTTTGAAGCGGTCGGTCTCACCGACGTCAGTCTGCAGATCAACTCACTGGGCTGCCCCAAGTGCCGCCCCACCTATCGGCAGACCCTGATCGATTTTCTTCAACAGCGCCTTGACCAGCTGTGTCCGGATTGCCAACGCCGCTATTCAAGCAATCCGCTGCGCGTGCTGGACTGCAAGTCCAAATCGTGCAAGGAAGCGACCCAAGACGCACCTTCGGTCCTCGATCACCTGTGCGACGAGTGTGACACGCATTTCGCCACGGTCCAGAAGTGCCTGAATCAGTTGGGCACCAGCTATTCGATCAACAACCGCATGGTGCGCGGGCTCGATTACTACACCAAGACCACCTTTGAAATGGTCACCAACAACCTCGGCGCCCAGAACGCCGTGGCCGCCGGTGGCCGTTACGACGGCCTGGTGGAAGAGCTGGGCGGACCGTCATTGCCCGGCATCGGCTTTGCCATGGGCGTTGAACGCCTGGTGCTGCTGTTGCAGGAGAACAAGATTGAAACGCCTCCGCCGGCACTGTTTCTGGCCACATTGGGCCAGGAGGCCGAAACCTTCGCGTTTAAGATTCTTCACCAGTTGCAACGCGAGGGCCTTTACGCGGAGATGGATTTCACCGGCAAAAGTCTCAAAGCGCAACTGCGCCGGGCCGACAAACTGAATTGCCGTTACACCATCATGATCGGCGACAACGAACTGAGCGAGGGCAGCGCCCAGTTGAAACGGATGGCCGACGGAGACCAGCAGGTGGTGCGATTGGATCAGTTGCTGGACCAACTGCGGCCGTTGCTTGACTAG
- the aspS gene encoding aspartate--tRNA ligase, whose amino-acid sequence MNDALGNWKRTHYCGDISSADIGNEVCLMGWVQRRRDHGGLIFIDLRDREGIAQLALDPDRDPEAHEKADKVRNEFVVAVKGKVSPRPEGTVNPKMKTGEVEVEVSELRILNVSKTPPFMLDDYVDVAENIRLKHRYLDLRRPALQKNMILRHKVTRTVRSYLDEQGFLEIETPVLTKSTPEGARDYLVPSRVNSGQFFALPQSPQLFKQLLMVSGYDRYCQIVKCFRDEDLRADRQPEFTQIDCEMSFVDTDDVMTIMENMIARVFKEALGVEVATPMARMTYAEAMDRFGVDNPDLRFDLELTELSSIVDGCGFKVFADAVKNGGMVKAINAKGCATFSRKDLDDLTDFVKIYGAKGLAWVKMTEDGWQSPIAKFFTPEELEKINQALDAQVGDLLMFVADTASITNEALGRLRGHLGQKLGLAGKEDYKFVWITDFPLLEWDGEAKRHVAVHHPFTAPRDEDFALLDSDPGKACAKAYDLVLNGSEIGGGSIRIHDQAIQSKMFELLGIGEEEAQEKFGFLLDALEYGAPPHGGLAFGLDRLVMILTGSDSIRDVIAFPKTQKATCLLSGAPGEVDDKQLQELSIRLRTRKKE is encoded by the coding sequence TTGAACGACGCACTCGGAAACTGGAAAAGAACCCATTATTGTGGTGATATCAGCAGCGCGGACATCGGTAATGAAGTCTGCCTGATGGGCTGGGTTCAACGCCGCCGCGACCACGGCGGACTGATTTTTATCGACCTGCGCGACCGCGAAGGCATCGCCCAGCTGGCTCTGGACCCGGATCGTGATCCGGAAGCCCACGAAAAAGCCGACAAGGTGCGCAATGAGTTTGTCGTTGCCGTCAAAGGCAAGGTTTCGCCGCGTCCCGAGGGAACGGTTAACCCCAAAATGAAAACCGGCGAAGTTGAGGTGGAAGTCAGCGAACTGCGCATTCTCAACGTCTCAAAAACGCCACCGTTCATGCTCGACGATTATGTGGACGTCGCTGAAAATATCCGCCTTAAGCACCGCTACCTCGACCTGCGTCGTCCGGCGCTGCAAAAAAACATGATCCTGCGTCACAAGGTCACCCGCACTGTGCGCAGCTATCTCGACGAGCAGGGTTTTCTCGAAATCGAAACCCCGGTCCTCACCAAGAGCACCCCGGAAGGGGCTCGCGATTATCTGGTGCCGAGCCGCGTCAACAGTGGCCAATTTTTTGCCCTGCCGCAAAGTCCGCAATTGTTCAAGCAGCTGCTGATGGTCTCCGGTTACGACCGTTACTGCCAGATCGTCAAGTGTTTCCGTGACGAGGACCTGCGTGCCGACCGTCAGCCGGAATTCACCCAGATCGACTGCGAAATGAGTTTCGTCGACACCGACGATGTCATGACCATCATGGAAAACATGATCGCCCGCGTCTTTAAAGAGGCCCTCGGTGTCGAAGTCGCCACGCCCATGGCGCGCATGACCTATGCCGAGGCCATGGACCGCTTCGGTGTTGACAACCCGGATCTGCGTTTCGATCTGGAACTGACCGAACTGTCGTCCATTGTCGATGGCTGCGGCTTCAAAGTGTTTGCCGATGCGGTGAAAAACGGCGGCATGGTCAAAGCCATCAATGCCAAGGGCTGCGCCACGTTCTCGCGTAAGGATCTTGATGACCTGACCGACTTCGTTAAAATCTACGGCGCCAAAGGCCTGGCCTGGGTCAAAATGACCGAAGACGGCTGGCAGTCGCCCATTGCCAAGTTTTTCACTCCGGAAGAACTGGAAAAAATCAACCAGGCATTGGATGCTCAGGTAGGTGATTTGCTGATGTTCGTCGCCGATACGGCGTCCATCACCAATGAAGCGCTTGGACGTCTGCGCGGCCACCTCGGCCAGAAACTCGGTCTGGCCGGCAAAGAGGATTACAAATTTGTCTGGATCACCGACTTCCCGCTGCTGGAATGGGACGGTGAAGCCAAACGCCACGTCGCGGTTCACCATCCATTTACCGCACCGCGCGACGAAGACTTTGCCCTGCTCGACAGCGATCCGGGCAAAGCCTGTGCCAAAGCCTACGACCTGGTGCTCAACGGCTCGGAAATCGGCGGCGGCAGTATTCGTATCCACGATCAGGCCATCCAGAGCAAAATGTTTGAACTGCTCGGTATCGGCGAAGAGGAAGCGCAAGAGAAATTCGGCTTCCTGCTGGATGCCCTGGAGTATGGTGCGCCGCCGCACGGTGGCCTGGCCTTCGGCCTGGATCGTTTGGTGATGATCCTGACCGGCTCTGATTCCATCCGCGACGTCATCGCGTTCCCCAAAACCCAGAAGGCCACTTGTCTGCTTTCCGGTGCTCCGGGTGAAGTGGATGACAAGCAACTGCAGGAACTGTCCATCCGTTTGCGCACACGCAAAAAAGAGTAA